The Streptomyces sp. NBC_00224 genome contains the following window.
GGTTTCTGGGCGACGCATCTGCGCGACACCGGTGAGTTCATCGGGTGGCACTGCCTGCGCCCCGGGCTCAACGCCCCGCCGGACCACGCGGACCTCGGGTACCGGCTGCGGAGGGCCGCCTGGGGGAAGGGGTACGCGCGCGAGGGCGCGCTCGCGCTCATCGAGAAGGGGTTCGGGGAGCTGGGCTACGCGCGCATCACCGGCAACACGATGTACGTGAACGACCGGTCCCGGCACGTCATGGAGACGTGCGGGCTCACGTACGTACGCACGTACTTCGAGGAGTGGCCCTACTCCGTCGAGGGCGACGAGCACGGGGATGTCGAGTACGCCCTGACGCGCGAGGAGTGGCTCGCGCGGGGCGCCTAGGGCCCAGGGGCCTACGGGTGACAATCTGCGCATGGAATTCGAGGAGTACCTGCACACCCTGCGCGTCTGGGACGTCGAGCTGCCGCACTTCGACCCGGAGACCGCGCCCGACGACCCCGTACCGCTCTTCCAGGAGTGGCTGATGCACGCGGGGCGCGCCGGGCAGGCCGAGCCGCACACCATGACGCTCGCGACAGTGGACGGTGAAGGGCGGCCTGACGTACGGACGTTGATGCTGCACGGCGCCGATGCGGGCGGCTGGTCGTTCGGGTCGCACTCCACCAGTGCGAAGGGGCGCCAGCTCGCCGCCTGCCCGTCGGCCGCGCTCGGGTTCTACTGGCCTGCCGTGGGGCGTCAGGTACGGGTGCGGGGGGCCGTGCGGCCGGCCGGTGCGGAGGCGAGCCAGGCCGATCTGCATGCCCGGTCGACCGGGGCGCTGGCCGCCGCCCTCGTCGGGCACCAGAGCGAGGTGCTGGGGTCCGTCCCGGAGCTCGCGGTCGCGTCGGAG
Protein-coding sequences here:
- a CDS encoding pyridoxal 5'-phosphate synthase; this encodes MEFEEYLHTLRVWDVELPHFDPETAPDDPVPLFQEWLMHAGRAGQAEPHTMTLATVDGEGRPDVRTLMLHGADAGGWSFGSHSTSAKGRQLAACPSAALGFYWPAVGRQVRVRGAVRPAGAEASQADLHARSTGALAAALVGHQSEVLGSVPELAVASESAWARAAASPDAPVPSWTLYVLDPVEVEFFQGDARRRHVRLRYRREGAVWVRELLWP
- a CDS encoding GNAT family N-acetyltransferase, with amino-acid sequence MTTHPTPPPFLTTDRLTLRPFTDTAADLDLVVELDSDPEVMRYLTGGRPMTRDEIRAESFARMLPGGKGFWATHLRDTGEFIGWHCLRPGLNAPPDHADLGYRLRRAAWGKGYAREGALALIEKGFGELGYARITGNTMYVNDRSRHVMETCGLTYVRTYFEEWPYSVEGDEHGDVEYALTREEWLARGA